A part of Paenibacillus donghaensis genomic DNA contains:
- the pssA gene encoding CDP-diacylglycerol--serine O-phosphatidyltransferase, with the protein MIQKSIPSLFTIGNLILGMFAIMMAFDGKLSMAAIMVIIAMLLDGLDGRVARALKCESEFGKELDSLSDVVSFGVAPAVIMYITSLQDLNSALGWTVTAIFPVFGALRLARFNVRPGIPGYFVGLPIPAAGGVLATLALFHKDVSAPFMIVATLLLSYLMVSTVKYPNFKKIGLPKKAVVGTPLVIVVAVAVAVVFPEQIAKLIFVLLALYALYGFRQNVARLSARRRHRRRRRSEDKVYHSKNG; encoded by the coding sequence ATGATACAAAAATCAATTCCGAGTCTTTTTACCATTGGTAACCTGATACTTGGAATGTTTGCGATCATGATGGCATTTGACGGGAAGCTTAGCATGGCTGCTATCATGGTGATCATTGCGATGCTGCTTGATGGTCTGGATGGCCGGGTAGCGCGTGCCCTGAAATGCGAAAGTGAATTTGGTAAGGAATTGGATTCATTGTCGGATGTAGTATCCTTTGGGGTAGCGCCGGCGGTGATTATGTATATAACCAGTCTGCAGGATTTGAATTCTGCACTGGGCTGGACAGTAACTGCAATCTTCCCGGTGTTCGGAGCGCTTCGGCTGGCCCGCTTTAATGTACGCCCTGGAATTCCCGGCTATTTCGTCGGATTGCCTATTCCTGCTGCCGGTGGCGTGCTTGCCACATTAGCTCTGTTCCATAAGGATGTTTCCGCTCCGTTTATGATTGTAGCTACACTGCTCTTATCCTACCTGATGGTCAGCACGGTTAAATATCCTAATTTCAAGAAGATCGGTTTGCCCAAAAAAGCAGTTGTAGGCACACCGCTCGTTATCGTGGTTGCTGTCGCTGTTGCCGTAGTCTTTCCGGAGCAGATCGCCAAGCTGATCTTCGTCTTGCTTGCCTTGTATGCCTTATATGGCTTCAGGCAGAATGTTGCCCGGCTGTCGGCACGCCGCCGCCACCGCCGCAGAAGACGATCGGAGGATAAGGTATATCACTCCAAGAACGGTTAA
- a CDS encoding DUF1573 domain-containing protein, giving the protein MSAPSLQAFQDQVSELLLRHRSLLDVISKNGQSSASVNRAVVKAITECGCIQLHATKQVFEPALGMEQAKELAGTHVEGQLCENCREVIGSELGRELFYMSALCNLLDINMDEIVVKESQKCATLGLFNLS; this is encoded by the coding sequence GTCTCCGAACTGCTGCTCCGTCACCGTAGTCTTCTGGACGTCATCTCCAAAAACGGCCAGAGCAGCGCATCCGTCAACCGGGCAGTCGTCAAAGCGATTACCGAATGCGGCTGCATTCAGCTGCACGCCACCAAGCAGGTATTTGAACCCGCTCTTGGCATGGAACAGGCCAAAGAGCTTGCCGGCACTCATGTGGAAGGACAGCTGTGTGAGAATTGCCGTGAAGTGATCGGCTCCGAACTGGGCCGTGAATTGTTCTACATGTCTGCTCTCTGCAATCTGCTTGACATCAATATGGACGAGATTGTTGTGAAGGAATCACAGAAATGCGCCACGCTCGGCTTATTTAATCTCTCCTGA